Part of the Montipora capricornis isolate CH-2021 unplaced genomic scaffold, ASM3666992v2 scaffold_419, whole genome shotgun sequence genome, TATCCTGCATCTCGTAAAAAAGAATCGATTTCGAGTCCGTCCTTGATGCAGTGCTCGATGTTGAGATACCCAGCGAATTGCAAACAACATTGACAAgagctttttttccaaaacttttCTCCAAGTCAACACCTAAGTTCTTACAAATCTGTTTCAGCTTCACCTTCCCTAATTTTGACACATCTTTGAACGATTTTAAGTTTTTGGTAAGACGCAAATCCTCCTCTCTTGTCGCCATTTTGGTTTTCCTCACTCAACTTACCCCCCAAGGCGCGAAGCATTGTGGGATCGTGAAAAAAGAGAAtggtgcattcgattgaccatattccggaatataaggtagaaatccttcgttgaaatggtgattcacataaaaattgtcaaacgtccgctaaaatgctattttaaacatatttttgttgtccttgccaaacataccgttttaatcatcactccacatattcttattccatttagcgtcaatcgaacgcgccttaaatgtgaataaattgaagtttggaccgagagtggcctgggatgaatattaaaatatttaattataaattatcatggtaagtttgcatgatctgcttgtgtggtcaagtggataagagagtggacaACAGATCCTGagggagttcaagttcaagttcgggtgagaaaaaaagaaagtcttgagtaTACTGTGTAAAGTCTGTCATAGAGGGAGTGGGCATAAAGGTATGCAAGGGGGGTGCACCTGGAAAATAAGGGGGGATAGAACTGTGAAAGATAGAGGTGATGGAGAAGATGACCACGCCCCTGATTTGTAACTATACCCCCAAAAAAGGACAATCCCTTTTTCAGAccgttgataaaaataaaccagtacaattaaaattgtaccaattcaatatattctgtaccagttcagaaaaatTGTAcaaaaggaacaaattgtactacaACATGTATGTGTATGTGCGTGTTCGtttatttttgtaaatagaGAGTAAGTATcgcattgtaagtagtgtaagtacTGCATTGTCAATGTTGTAAGTATGTTTAAGCAATTGTAAGAAATTGTAAGTAGTGCTTTGTGttgaaatatttattaattaaaaaaaaaaatttacaagtcaCGCACCTTTTACGCATCATATCGAACTGATTTGAACCTCAAAAACTATTTGGATACTAACTATTACCCTCTCTTAAAAAGTGCAGCCTTCCTTTGCCCAATTATGAAGCCGCAGAGTGTCAGATTTGTACAATTTCCCATGTAGAGTAGGCGTGACCTTCCTGATTTGTAATTGGCGGTCTGTTCGTTCCAGACTGCCAAACACGAAGTCAACAATAAATATTCCCATGGTTTCAGGAAATGGCGTGTTTATGTAATCCTTACCTTAAGTTAAATAGAGAAACATCCTGGTGAAATTTGGATACACTTTGGCATTGCCTAACGGctacagtaaataaatacaGCACATGAAATCGAGCAAAGTACTTTATTGATTGCGTGATGCACCAAAGCGGGCTCTTGTGGCTACGAACCATATTCTTAAAACAGTTTGCTTAAAACAACCTTATTCTTGTTACAGAATCCTAAAtgaatatttttattatatatgtATGACCGTCAGCAAAGTTTAATTGAACTACTCAATTTCTCTGCATATTTCGTACAACCCAACTAGACGGAAAAATAAACATGCTCTACTCAGTCACTCTTTGTCTTATTTGGCACAATAACTGGTCTAGACTTGCTAACATCAGAAAGCCATTGCATAGTCCTATTTGAGCGCCACAGCTGACGTGGAGGAACTAGTTTGCTCTATTTGCGAAATTCTTGGTAGCCAATGTGGGCTCCATGCAAAGGATAGGTCTCGAACTGTTGACGTTATCCCATTGCTTTATTTCACATGGGCTATTAACGAGCACAAGTCAGCCCTTGCATTCACGAGAGTTGAAAATGAAGTGGATCTCATTCTGTCAAGAGTGTCCGTTTTTTCACCACCGAGAAATATTGAGCAGCTCAAGTTATGTCCTCGCCATCAGGAGTCACTTGGTTTGAGTAGGAGACGCCCATCCGCAAGATCACCTGTTCCTGCAGTTTTGCAGTTTTGCCGGAGGCTGAGAGGGGGTTAAGGAAACTGTCATCCCAGTTTACAATgaaggagacaggaatttttatTCTGGTCGGCTCAGGTAAGAAGCAGCAGGAGAGCAATTCTGAGGCGCAGATTTGGGATgagggtgggggtgggggaggggttTTGTTCATGGTGGCCACAATGTCTTACATTTTCCCCTAATAATATACCCCCATCAGTAACAAATGTCGTACTAAATgccttaaacaaagaaatgtagTTCCTGCCGACCAAATAGAGGAGGTGGGTCATAGAATACATATTTTATCATTGGTACGTTTTTATTTATGCTTTAGATCGGGGTAAACGAGGCTAGGGAGCTTAgtgcaatgaaaaaaatatgCTTGACTCATAATTGTCCATGGCTCTCTCTtgggtggaaaaaaaaaatttatgtaTATGCTCATCAACagataactgaatagagtgtaatgtgaagtgctcgatttatatcccatatgaaccatgtgagcgttagccctactgatggaaatgagcccacacaaggacagagaaaaactctgaccagggtgggaattgaacccacgaccttcgggttagatctccgacgctctaccgactgagctacaaggtcagacgggagcaggccgtgggaactgaagatgttaaagtcacggcaatgaacatgtacaagtagtacatctggtcagagtttttctctgtccttgtgtgggcccatttccatcagtagggctaacgctcacatggttcatatgggatataaatcgagcacttcacattacactctattcagttaactctgtttaaaatataagtgctacacggccaacgtttgtataaacgtaacctttccttgtacttgtacatcaTCAACAGATACACTGAAGGAAACTGAAAATTGAATATTCCGATTTTTTCGTAGCATGCGGCTATGAACGAGGCAAAGTACTAAATGAAATGCAGAGAGTTCTAACACTGACTCAAGAGGAGTGTTTACAGACCAAAGAACGGCAACCCATGGATCGGATCCCTCTTGTTACTACATACAATCCCCACGCAACATTTATTGCGGAAGTTGCAAAACGTAATTGGAACTTTCTTCAATCAAAAGAACGATTAGCACTAATATTCAACAAACCACCACTGGTTGCATATAGAAGGCCAAAGAGCCTCAGGGACAGACTCTTGAGCACAAAATTTATGAATGGGACAACTGATAACGCTCTCATACCGAGGGGTTGTAAACCTTGTCAAAGATCGAAGTGCAGCTGGTGTAATAAGATAAACGAAACACAAACATTCAAAAGCACCAGTAATAATAAGATTTTCACCATATTTCATTCTCTGGACTACCAATCATCTTGGGTAATTTACATCATCGAATGTAACACATGCAGGCTACAGTACATCGGGAAAAGTGAAACAGGATTTAATCTGCGCTTAAACAACCATAGAAACCACATCAAAAAGGGAGTCAATTCCCGCGAACTTATGCAACACTTTTTACATAATGTAAGATCACATAACTTTGGCAATGACGTAACCATAACAGTTATAGAACAAATTCAAAAAGATCATTTGACAATTGACCGGAAGAAGGAGCTATTATGCAACAGAGAAATGTTTTGTCCAGactccccctcccaccctacataaatgattatatatatagtttCCTATattaaacatggacctgtgagtagtttgcttttgactccattttgcATTCAACCTATATATCACCACGTGAAGTCAAGGCATTGTGTATCCTTCTTTGGATCCTGCTCGAAAGTGGCATTCTTCTTTGGCAACGCAGCATTTTTCATTCTACctgctatatatatatgtatatgtatatgtatatgtatatgtatatgtatatgtatatatatatgtatatgtatatgtatatgtatatgtatatgtatatgtatatatatatatattagctGCTGTAATCCAATCATAAAGCCTTTCCCTGACGAGTGGGGGTGAGACAACAGCCcccacgaaacagatctgtgGGATTTAAAACGATGGTTTGATCCAATCTTTTTATCTAATCATATATATCTCTACAATCCTCTTGAAGGAATCAAATGCAAAATAGACTTTCCGACCTAGAGATGGGTGTGCACTCAAAATATCCAGATAAACACTTCTGGTTATGTACTACTGATATAACACAATCGGACTAAGTTGATGTTAGTCTGCCGCTAAACCAAGAACAACAGCATGTCTGGCAAGGAAATTCAATTCTCGGGAGTCTCTATGAACCGACCCTCCTCCACAGGAGTCttgcttgtttttattttcaaatgctCCCGGGCGTCCTATGCAATGATAACTGTGTATTAGTGCCATAATTGTGTCCCGACATATTTGTAGCCACCAATGGCGATGAGAGACAGCGTACATTTCATTTGGTTGTTTAGTTCCCGGATTGAACTTGAAAAGTATGTTCCACACATGAAATGTGTGACCAGTTGAAAAATCCTCAGGCATAAAAAAATGTACTGTCATGTCATTTACAAACTACAGAGACAAAGTGTATAACTTTCCTGGTGAAAGACAAATTTAAGTGACATTTGATAAACAGGTATTAAAAAATAACATGTTGCATGACAGCTTTTGATTCCTGCTGAAAAGCAAACTCAGTTCACAGCTACACACACGAAAAATATTATAAACAGTATGGTTCACAAATTATGCTACTATACATAAAAATTATAACTGCAAACATATAAAAATATCATGAAGATTAGCATTTGGGTATTTTCTCGAGTTTCGCTGTGACAGCAAAAATAGCTATGTAACAAATAGTTTCTTGTGTGCAACGCAATTCAATATGTTGTTTTGACTACGCATAAATTCAAACTTCAACTAGGTTACAAAACGTATACGATATACACTTAAAATAGCATCAACTTTCAGtactttttttggatttttgaatgaaaacttcTTACAATTGAGAAGAGAAAAGGTCAGTTGCCAGGACATTAAAGTGTTAAATAAGCTCGAGCAGTTTTTAGTTTGAACATTTCAATACGTCTAGAATTTCCATGGTCGTTTTTAGGAGAATGAAAATTTTATTACAGCTCTAAGTcgatcaaaataaataaattaagtcTCTTTTTTTGATTTGGAATTTCCAAGGGGTGTGGGGGACCAAGTGGAAAAATCATGGAAATTCCAGGGGTTGGGGGGAGTAAGGTGAAGCCCCCTGGAACGGAAAATCCAGTGGGGTGGAAGGTCAAACTGGGAAAAACCCTTCatggggggtatggatattttctggaaccacaaaatgaaccaatgagagagcgtcatatggtccaccatattgaattagaaaactggTTCACATCCCCCCTCATACCAGATTACTGCATATGCACCAAACAGGCGTCACATCGCAGGGACATGTTTTGCAAGTAGAACGCCAAAGCGACTTGAGGCTATCGCTGTGACTGTTGCCCAGTGTGTCTCGGTCTTTATTGTTGTACGCAcgtcttaaagtgcctataaccccaaaaaaattttttcgcCTAATGAAATCGTCTTACTGAGTTAGGGGAAATGTCgcaaaaatttttgaatttggttaaaacccaaattttttatgaatttttaaaGGTCTGAAAAATAGCGCACTCTGGTCTGTCGGATCCATTGTTTAACAATTGTTTTCATGGTGTAATTCAACCAAGGAAATGGTTAAAGGCTGGTATGTAATGGGATTGACTTAATTTTTGCAAGGGTAGTCCATTGATTAGGATAAATGATGCTCTTGGCCATTTATCACCCGAAAACTCTTTAATGAAAGTGAACATTTTGTGTTGCAACGTTATACGGGAATTAGCTAGGTTAATTCCTAATGCTTTGACATTTTTGTATGTGTTTTTATTTGAAATGCAGGTTCACAAGCATATGAAAAGTTATGTAGTGTGTTGAACAACATTAATTTGGTGAAGGGAATCAAACAGGCTTCTCCATTTGCACAAACAAGTTGCTTGGAGGGATTCCATTCAGTTTTGAATCATTTTGCTCCAAAAATGATTGCCTTTTCCCATGTTGGAATGTACTGCAGGTATAATAATGCTTTCTTTTCCAAGTCAATACCCAATTTTGGATTTTTGGAATATTTGTGGTTGGAAGTACACACCGACATTGTTGAGATTATTATTTCTCTCTGTATAGCTCATTTTATCTTATCATACACCAACTCTAGCTAAATTGTAACATTGCAATGTCTTCTCCTGCAGGCATATTCTTGCTGCTGTGCATTTCAACTTTAATCTGCACAGAGATGTGAAAAGACGAAACTCTGACAACACTGGACAGTTGAAATTCACATACCCAAAATTCAACAATGGTGAAGCCACTGTGCGGGATGTGAGAATCTCTCTGAACTTTGGTGAGTTTACAGTGAAAATTAATAGTGCATCACCCCAGTTTTTTTCCCCTTAATTTTAGAATATTGCGATGAAAGGCTGAATAGTGAGAAAATGCCCTCCAGAATCACTCCCCCACCCTCCAAATCCAACTTGTAAACCTTGATGTGGTCCCGTAGAACTCATTTCTTCTGCTTTCCTCTTGGTTTTAGATTATGTGGAAGAAATCTTTCAAACGTTCCTCAGTGCATCCAGTGATGACCTGAAAAGGGCTATAGCTACATTAAAGGAATTAACTCCTTTGCCAATGAACTCAATGCTGCAGAGGGAGTCCAAAACTGATGcagtaaagaaaaaaactgacaGAAGTACGAGGGTCGTGGAAGATGTCCCCCCCTACCACACCTGGTAAGAAAGCACATATTCAATTGTTTCACTTGTTTTGGGGAAAAGGGTTGGCATGGGAGACAAGCAGCAGCATGTTGTATAGGGACTTCAACGAGACCTTTCCTTCTCTCCCCCCACCCGGCTACCTGCAGAAGGAATTGTGGATTGGAGGTGTCAAaggaaaaatgtaaataattgtgTAAAAGTTTTATTGGATTTTCCATTTTCCAGAGG contains:
- the LOC138035532 gene encoding uncharacterized protein: MQRVLTLTQEECLQTKERQPMDRIPLVTTYNPHATFIAEVAKRNWNFLQSKERLALIFNKPPLVAYRRPKSLRDRLLSTKFMNGTTDNALIPRGCKPCQRSKCSWCNKINETQTFKSTSNNKIFTIFHSLDYQSSWVIYIIECNTCRLQYIGKSETGFNLRLNNHRNHIKKGVNSRELMQHFLHNVRSHNFGNDVTITVIEQIQKDHLTIDRKKELLCNREMFCPDSPSHPT